In Catharus ustulatus isolate bCatUst1 chromosome 28, bCatUst1.pri.v2, whole genome shotgun sequence, one DNA window encodes the following:
- the ATP12A gene encoding potassium-transporting ATPase alpha chain 2, with product MLKKKSDVYSVEVYGTKDLHKTEIEDEEEKHKDSKGNKKKKKADDLKKELDLDDHRLSTSELEKKYGTSIDKGLSSARAAEILARDGPNALTPPKATPEIVKFLKQMIGGFSILLWIGAAFSWISFGIQLAQGVDSAFDNLYLGVVLALVVILTGIFAYYQEAKSTNIMASFSKMIPQQALVLRDAEKKELPADQLVVGDIVEIKGGDRIPADIRLIFTQGCKVDNSSLTGESEPQSRSCDFTHENPLETRNIAFYSTTCVEGTATGIVINTGDRTIIGRIASLASGVGNEKTPIAIEIEHFVYLVAGVAISIGVLFFIISVSMRYKILDSIIFLIGIIVANVPEGLLATVTVSLSLTAKRMAKKNCLVKNLEAVETLGSTSIICSDKTGTLTQNRMTVAHLWFDNQIYSADTSEDQTTQSFDQSSPSWAALSKIVTLCNRAEFRPGQENLPIMKRVVVGDASETALLKFSEVILGDVMNIRAQNKKVAEIPFNSTNKFQLSIHETDDPHDKRFLLVMKGAPERILERCSTIMINGKEEPLDSEKAEAFQTAYMELGGMGERVLGFCHLYLPENEFPETFQFDTDSMNFPTSNLCFVGLLSMIDPPRSTVPDAVSKCRSAGIKVIMVTGDHPITAKAIAKSVGIISATSETVEDIAKRLNIPVEQVNRREATAAVVNGMELKEMSAEQLDEILREHAEIVFARTSPQQKLIIVEGCQRQGAVVAVTGDGVNDSPALKKADIGIAMGIAGSDAAKNAADMVLLDDNFASIVTGVEEGRLIFDNLKKTIAYTLTKNIAELCPFLIYIIASIPMPIGTITILFIDLGTDIIPSVALAYEKAESDIMNRRPRNKRRDRLVNEQLAVYSYLQIGIMQSVGAFVTYFTVYAEQGFLPSTLLGVRVDWESNAINDFEDSYGQQWTKYQRTYLQWTGYTAFFVSITIQQVADLIIRKTRRNSIFRQGLFRNKVIWVGIFSQIGIALILTYGLGHVTALNFTPLRFQYWFVAVPFAILIWVYDEIRKLLIRRYPGSWWDKNMYY from the exons aaaaagtCTGATGTTTACTCGGTTGAGGTCTATGGGACAAAAGATCTGCATAAAACAGAGATTGAAGATGAAGAGGAGAAGCACAAAGACTCAAAAggcaacaagaagaaaaagaaggcagaTGATCTGAAGAAAGAACTGGACCTG GATGACCACAGGCTCAGCACCTCAGAGCTGGAGAAGAAGTATGGTACCAGCATTGACAAA ggtCTCTCGAGCGCCAGAGCCGCGGAGATCCTGGCTCGGGACGGCCCCAACGCGCTCACTCCCCCCAAAGCCACCCCCGAAATCGTCAAGTTCCTCAAGCAGATGATCGGGGGCTTCTCCATCCTCCTGTGGATCGGGGCTGCCTTCTCCTGGATCTCCTTTGGCatccagctggcacagggggtGGATTCAGCCTTTGACAAT CTCTACCTCGGAGTAGTCCTGGCTCTGGTTGTCATCCTCACTGGTATCTTTGCTTATTATCAAGAAGCCAAAAGCACAAACATCATGGCCAGCTTCAGCAAGATGATCCCACAG CAAGCTCTTGTCCTGAGGGATGCCGAGAagaaggagctgccagcagacCAGCTGGTGGTTGGGGACATTGTGGAGATCAAGGGTGGGGACAGGATCCCTGCAGACATTCGCCTCATCTTCACTCAGGGCTGCAAG GTGGACAATTCTTCACTCACAGGGGAGTCAGAGCCACAGTCCCGCTCCTGTGACTTCACCCACGAGAACCCCCTGGAGACCAGGAACATTGCCTTCTACTCCACCACCTGCGTGGAAG gcactgccaccGGCATTGTCATCAACACCGGGGACCGCACCATCATTGGCCGCATCGCCTCCCTGGCCTCGGGCGTGGGCAACGAGAAGACGCCCATCGCCATCGAGATCGAGCACTTCGTGTACCTGGTGGCAGGAGTGGCCATCTCCATCGGCGTCCTCTTCTTCATCATCTCCGTCTCCATGCGCTACAAGATCCTGGACTCCATCATCTTCCTCATCGGCATCATCGTGGCGAACGTGCCCGAGGGGCTGCTGGCCACGGTGACG gtGAGCCTGTCCCTCACGGCCAAGCGCATGGCCAAGAAGAACTGCTTGGTGAAGAACCTGGAGGCTGTGGAGACGCTCGGCTCCACCTCCATCATCTGCTCTGACAAGACAGGAACCCTCACCCAGAACAGGATGACTGTTGCACACCTCTGGTTTGACAACCAGATCTACTCAGCCGACACCAGTGAAGATCAGACAA CCCAGTCCTTTGATCAAAGTTCCCCCTCGTGGGCAGCGTTATCAAAAATCGTCACTCTCTGCAACCGGGCGGAATTCCGACCAGGACAGGAGAATCTCCCCATCATGAAG AGGGTCGTGGTTGGAGATGCCTCTgaaacagctctgctgaaatTCTCTGAGGTCATTCTGGGAGATGTGATGAACATCAGAGCACAGAACAAGAAAGTGGCTGAAATCCCTTTCAACTCCACCAACAAATTCCAg CTCTCCATCCACGAGACCGACGACCCCCACGACAAACGCTTCCTGCTGGTGATGAAAGGAGCCCCAGAGAGGATTTTGGAGAGGTGCAGCACCATCATGATCAACGGCAAGGAGGAGCCTCTGGACAGTGAGAAGGCAGAAGCTTTCCAGACAGCCTACATGGAGCTGGGGGGCATGGGGGAGAGAGTGCTGG GTTTCTGCCACTTGTACCTGCCTGAGAACGAGTTTCCAGAGACCTTCCAGTTTGACACAGATTCCATGAACTTCCCGACCTCCAACCTGTGCTTTGTGGGGCTCCTGTCCATGATTGACCCCCCTCGCTCCACGGTGCCCGACGCTGTCTCCAAGTGCCGCAGTGCCGGCATCAAG GTCATTATGGTCACTGGTGACCATCCCATCACGGCCAAGGCCATTGCCAAGAGCGTGGGCATCATTTCAGCCACCAGTGAGACCGTGGAGGACATTGCCAAGCGCCTCAACATCCCTGTGGAGCAGGTCAACAGGAG GGAGGCCACGGCAGCCGTGGTGAACGGGATGGAGCTGAAGGAGATGAGCGCGGAGCAGCTGGACGAGATCCTGCGCGAGCACGCCGAGATCGTCTTTGCGCGCACGTCGCCCCAGCAGAAGCTGATCATCGTGGAGGGCTGCCAGAGGCAG GGAGCAGTGGTTGCCGTGACTGGAGATGGAGTCAATGACTCCCCTGCCCTAAAAAAAGCAGATATTGGGATTGCCATGGGGATTGCTGGTTCTGACGCAGCCAAAAATGCAGCTGATATGGTCCTGCTGGATGATAACTTTGCTTCCATTGTCACAGGAGTGGAGGAAG GCCGCCTGATCTTTGACAACCTGAAGAAAACCATTGCCTACACCCTGACCAAGAACattgctgagctctgccccttCCTCATCTACATCATTGCCAGCATCCCAATGCCCATTGGCACCATCACCATCCTCTTCATCGACCTGGGCACTGACATT ATCCCCTCGGTGGCACTGGCTTATGAGAAAGCTGAGAGTGACATCATGAACAGGAGACCTCGGAACAAGAGGAGGGACCGGCTGGTGAACGAGCAGCTGGCTGTGTACTCCTACCTGCAGATTG GAATCATGCAGTCTGTGGGGGCCTTTGTCACCTATTTCACCGTCTATGCCGAGCAAGGGTTCCTCCCCTCCACGCTGCTGGGAGTGAGAGTGGACTGGGAGAGCAATGCCATCAACGACTTCGAGGATTCCTACGGGCAGCAATGG ACCAAATACCAGCGCACGTACCTGCAGTGGACTGGCTACACAGCCTTCTTTGTCAGCATCACCATCCAGCAGGTGGCTGATCTGATCATCAGGAAAACTCGGAGGAATTCCATTTTCCGGCAGGGCCTCTTCAG gaacaaAGTCATCTGGGTGGGGATATTCTCGCAGATAGGGATTGCTCTGATTCTCACCTACGGCCTTGGACATGTTACAGCCCTGAATTTCACTCCACTCAG